From a region of the Streptacidiphilus albus JL83 genome:
- a CDS encoding Type 1 glutamine amidotransferase-like domain-containing protein has protein sequence MRALLTSSGITNSTIHDALVDLLGKPIAESNALFIPTAIYPFPGGPGMAYRAICGKGPSPLCDLGWKSLGVLELTALPSIEEAAWVPTVRDADALLVWGGDPLFLANWMRRSGLTDLLPTLRPEAVYVGVSAGSMAAASTFVETYTEPPRGNDGPLRSEDIVFATPQGDVDRILVTGQGAGLVDFAVIPHLENPNHPDASLANAQKWAARIPAPTYAIDDGTAIKVVDGAIKVVSEGQWELFQP, from the coding sequence ATGAGAGCGCTTCTCACCTCGTCCGGGATCACGAACAGCACCATCCACGACGCGCTGGTCGACCTGCTGGGCAAGCCGATCGCGGAGTCGAATGCCCTCTTCATCCCCACCGCCATCTACCCCTTCCCCGGCGGGCCCGGCATGGCGTATCGCGCGATCTGCGGCAAGGGCCCGTCACCGTTGTGCGACTTGGGTTGGAAATCGTTGGGGGTCCTGGAGCTGACGGCGCTGCCCAGCATCGAGGAGGCTGCCTGGGTGCCGACGGTCCGGGACGCCGACGCACTGTTGGTATGGGGCGGTGACCCCCTGTTTCTCGCCAACTGGATGCGGCGCTCCGGCCTGACCGATCTCCTGCCGACGCTGCGCCCCGAGGCGGTCTACGTGGGGGTGAGCGCCGGGAGCATGGCTGCTGCCTCCACCTTCGTCGAGACCTACACGGAGCCACCGCGCGGGAACGACGGGCCGCTGCGGTCGGAGGACATCGTCTTCGCCACGCCCCAGGGTGACGTCGACCGGATCCTCGTTACCGGACAGGGAGCGGGACTCGTTGACTTCGCGGTGATCCCGCACCTGGAGAACCCGAACCACCCCGACGCTTCGCTGGCCAACGCGCAGAAGTGGGCGGCCCGGATTCCCGCACCGACGTACGCGATCGACGACGGGACCGCCATCAAGGTGGTCGACGGCGCCATCAAGGTCGTCTCCGAGGGGCAGTGGGAACTGTTTCAGCCCTGA
- a CDS encoding cytidylate kinase family protein, with protein MDQGTRVELIGRLTEAISSVTTAHPLRVAIDGPPAAGKTTLADELAVVLRAQDREVIRATVDDFLFPRAQRYRRGQYSAEGCYFDAHDHAALCRVLLDPLGPGGDRRFQCAAYDKDTDTSSSPPATTAPADAVLLFDGVFLLRPELIDRWDLRIFVSIPLEQTVDRARVRGTAPAGSTADTAEIERSWRYRYIPSQQLYFATARPTDHADIIVNNDQPERPTWEVRPHSATPGL; from the coding sequence ATGGACCAAGGCACCCGCGTCGAGCTCATCGGTCGGCTGACCGAGGCGATCAGCTCCGTCACGACCGCGCATCCGCTGCGGGTGGCCATCGACGGGCCGCCCGCCGCCGGCAAGACCACGCTGGCCGACGAGCTCGCCGTCGTCCTGCGCGCGCAGGATCGGGAGGTCATCCGCGCGACCGTCGACGACTTCCTCTTCCCCCGCGCGCAGCGCTACCGACGCGGCCAGTACTCGGCCGAAGGCTGCTACTTCGACGCCCACGACCACGCCGCGCTGTGCCGGGTCCTGCTCGACCCGCTGGGCCCGGGCGGAGACCGAAGGTTCCAATGCGCGGCCTACGACAAGGACACCGACACCTCGTCGTCCCCGCCGGCCACGACCGCCCCCGCAGACGCCGTGCTGCTCTTCGACGGCGTCTTCCTGCTGCGCCCGGAGCTGATCGACCGGTGGGACCTGCGCATCTTCGTGTCCATCCCATTGGAGCAGACGGTAGACCGCGCCCGGGTCCGAGGAACGGCGCCGGCCGGATCCACCGCCGACACCGCCGAAATCGAACGGTCCTGGCGCTACCGCTACATCCCCTCCCAGCAGCTCTACTTCGCCACGGCCCGCCCGACCGACCACGCCGACATCATCGTGAACAACGATCAGCCCGAACGGCCGACCTGGGAAGTCCGACCACACTCAGCGACACCCGGGCTTTGA
- a CDS encoding DUF397 domain-containing protein — protein MSTAPAKLPLVWIKSSYSANGGGNCLEWSPSSYTVSGAVPVRDSKDPQGPALMFSGAAFSSFVDAVKTGDPAFADGEKYVTP, from the coding sequence ATGAGCACAGCACCCGCCAAGCTCCCCCTGGTCTGGATCAAGTCCAGCTACAGCGCCAACGGAGGGGGCAACTGCCTGGAATGGTCCCCCAGTTCCTACACCGTGTCCGGTGCTGTCCCGGTGCGTGACTCGAAGGACCCGCAGGGCCCCGCGCTTATGTTCTCCGGCGCCGCGTTCTCCTCCTTCGTGGATGCCGTCAAGACCGGCGACCCCGCCTTCGCCGACGGCGAGAAGTACGTCACCCCGTAG
- a CDS encoding helix-turn-helix domain-containing protein → MPTPASHLTPDKSARHLFGHVLREHRETAGMSQDELSRIISWSKATVARVEKAQQVIPPGMPAALDAAFGTRQFSDLYILARKEAHPDWVRQRMDFEDQAVVIEEYSPQIIPGLIQTEDYARALFEGAGDLRRTADQIDELVVARMARQSVLTTTVPPDHSIIIDETVIRRLVGGPQVMRSQLGRLADYAETATSSVQIVPLEEGAHPLMGGTLALFTLASGMQIAWEESTTTGTLLEDIDSVRTLSRLYDRLRSSAWSPARSRELILSVLEGLPA, encoded by the coding sequence ATGCCCACGCCTGCGAGTCATTTGACACCGGACAAGAGTGCGAGACATCTGTTCGGCCACGTGCTGCGAGAACACCGCGAGACCGCAGGCATGAGCCAGGACGAGCTGAGCAGGATCATCTCCTGGAGCAAGGCCACCGTCGCCCGCGTGGAAAAGGCGCAGCAGGTGATTCCCCCGGGCATGCCGGCCGCGTTGGACGCGGCATTCGGCACCCGCCAGTTCTCGGACCTCTACATCCTCGCACGCAAGGAAGCGCATCCGGATTGGGTCCGGCAGCGAATGGATTTCGAGGACCAGGCGGTGGTGATCGAGGAGTACAGTCCCCAGATCATTCCGGGCCTCATTCAGACCGAGGACTACGCCCGTGCCCTCTTCGAGGGGGCGGGCGACCTTCGGAGGACGGCCGACCAGATCGACGAACTCGTGGTTGCGAGGATGGCGCGGCAATCGGTGCTGACGACGACAGTCCCTCCCGATCACTCGATCATCATCGACGAGACGGTCATTCGACGCCTGGTCGGTGGTCCGCAGGTTATGCGCAGTCAACTTGGGCGACTGGCGGACTATGCGGAGACGGCGACGTCAAGCGTGCAGATCGTCCCCCTCGAAGAGGGTGCGCATCCACTGATGGGCGGGACGCTGGCTCTGTTCACGCTGGCCTCGGGCATGCAGATCGCCTGGGAGGAGAGCACAACCACCGGCACGCTGCTCGAAGATATTGATAGCGTCCGGACTCTCTCCCGGTTGTACGATCGCCTCAGGTCATCGGCCTGGTCCCCCGCCAGGTCAAGAGAGTTGATTCTGTCCGTTCTGGAGGGCCTCCCCGCATGA
- a CDS encoding PE-PGRS family protein: MKTVEREHRQAGERTSGTPRQQPPSVGLTGPWVQHLQRVASGTGPASAQRAGQTDTAGPAAEQAGPAEHAGQGESTAQGAEVIARLSQSIEHNTIQSRTKRNVFAPGTWWPEQWMVAGPARLRKTLDRRVMRGEAFNSQELADVKHLSEVNPRWLDDVGIGSYDQAEAYTKGQFKDWLKLAPGKRILTATLAVRANHPAVRAASLATPISPDYTLGRFMLTQAPGTSPDERRTLEEERNRQIRETAIDTVYPAGMAPDRRHPDGVPAAGAGTGKGKGRAPDFLAKDARAREMLTKVLLVLQNGLKLYDPEARTHVVNYEHDVIRALAHGGRVNIRIPALRAGESAYSLPEFLGATKSGSDGERAEDVDDRPFATHRTSITANKEGRPGEFKEKGGVLASATNALALGAARPDLWGQDISGGGVGSKDWNGEVVLPNGSHGHMLLVFHRPTAKRDGSLQIGIETIKPHAESPVGYEHDVRSTEATANPESSLHGHKADKVGSGGLSRNERFVDLREMGAAHASGDWRVFLDEVKQQWDTELRATQDGSKERRAMYEALVGPRQKPR; this comes from the coding sequence GTGAAGACCGTCGAGCGGGAGCACCGGCAGGCCGGTGAGCGGACGTCGGGCACACCCCGTCAGCAGCCGCCGTCCGTGGGGTTGACGGGTCCGTGGGTGCAGCACCTGCAGCGCGTCGCGTCGGGCACCGGCCCGGCCTCCGCCCAGCGAGCCGGGCAGACCGACACCGCCGGGCCCGCCGCCGAGCAGGCCGGCCCGGCGGAACACGCCGGCCAGGGCGAGTCCACGGCCCAGGGCGCGGAGGTCATCGCCCGGCTCAGCCAGTCGATCGAACACAACACGATCCAGAGCAGGACGAAGCGGAACGTCTTCGCGCCGGGCACCTGGTGGCCCGAGCAGTGGATGGTCGCCGGGCCGGCCAGGCTCCGGAAGACCCTGGACCGGCGGGTGATGCGCGGCGAGGCGTTCAACTCCCAGGAGCTGGCGGACGTCAAGCACCTCTCCGAGGTGAACCCGCGCTGGCTCGACGACGTGGGCATCGGCAGCTACGACCAGGCCGAGGCCTACACCAAGGGCCAGTTCAAGGACTGGCTGAAGCTCGCGCCCGGCAAGCGCATCCTCACCGCCACCCTGGCCGTCCGGGCCAACCACCCGGCCGTCCGCGCGGCGAGCCTGGCCACCCCGATCTCCCCGGACTACACCCTCGGCCGCTTCATGCTCACCCAGGCGCCCGGCACCTCGCCCGACGAACGGCGGACCCTGGAGGAGGAGCGCAACAGGCAGATCCGGGAGACGGCCATCGACACCGTGTACCCGGCCGGGATGGCGCCCGACCGCAGGCACCCGGACGGCGTCCCGGCGGCCGGCGCCGGTACCGGCAAGGGCAAGGGCAGGGCCCCGGACTTCCTGGCGAAGGACGCGCGTGCCCGCGAGATGCTCACCAAGGTGCTGCTGGTCCTGCAGAACGGACTGAAGCTGTACGACCCGGAGGCGCGGACGCACGTCGTCAACTACGAGCACGACGTGATCCGTGCGCTCGCACACGGCGGCCGGGTCAACATCCGGATCCCCGCCCTGCGCGCGGGCGAGTCAGCCTACTCGCTGCCCGAGTTCCTGGGCGCGACCAAATCCGGTAGCGACGGCGAGCGCGCGGAGGACGTGGACGACCGGCCGTTCGCCACGCACCGGACCTCCATCACGGCCAACAAGGAAGGCAGGCCGGGCGAGTTCAAGGAGAAGGGCGGCGTCCTGGCGTCCGCCACCAACGCCCTGGCGCTCGGCGCGGCCCGTCCGGACCTCTGGGGACAGGACATCTCCGGCGGCGGCGTCGGCTCCAAGGACTGGAACGGCGAGGTGGTCCTGCCGAACGGCTCGCACGGCCACATGCTGCTGGTCTTCCACCGCCCGACCGCGAAGCGGGACGGCTCGCTGCAGATCGGCATCGAGACCATCAAGCCGCACGCGGAGAGCCCGGTGGGCTACGAGCACGACGTCCGCTCCACCGAGGCCACCGCCAACCCGGAGTCCTCCCTCCACGGCCACAAGGCCGACAAGGTCGGCTCCGGAGGACTCAGCAGGAACGAGCGCTTCGTGGACCTGCGGGAGATGGGCGCGGCCCACGCCAGCGGGGACTGGCGCGTCTTCCTGGACGAGGTCAAGCAGCAGTGGGACACGGAGCTGCGCGCCACCCAGGACGGCTCGAAGGAGCGGCGGGCGATGTACGAGGCCCTGGTCGGGCCACGGCAGAAGCCCCGGTAG
- a CDS encoding quinone oxidoreductase family protein, producing the protein MRRVRFYEYGGPEVLRVEEAEAPEPGPGELLVRTEAIGVSLPSVRKVRGEGGMALPGLLGGDVAGEVVALGPEVTGFEVGDRVTGLSFTGSYAELATVPAFLADRVPAGVGAAQAVALVRGGQVALAALATARPGPDESVLITGAASGVGHLAVQLAKLQGVGRVVAAVGSPEKADFLRALGADEVVTYDSESWGEPVDVVLEGVGGELLPRAVAALAPGGRLVFFGSGGGTVPAFDLLAGAKTITGLTMARYSTTQRELYDRHGEQLWELAASGRLRPAVHAEIPLAEAARAHAIIEARTNLGKVVLRP; encoded by the coding sequence ATGCGGCGCGTCCGCTTCTACGAGTACGGCGGTCCCGAGGTTCTGCGTGTCGAGGAGGCCGAGGCTCCCGAGCCCGGACCCGGCGAGCTGCTGGTCCGGACCGAGGCCATCGGCGTCTCGCTGCCCTCCGTCCGCAAGGTGCGGGGCGAGGGCGGGATGGCGCTGCCGGGGCTGCTGGGCGGCGACGTCGCGGGCGAGGTGGTCGCGCTCGGCCCGGAGGTGACCGGGTTCGAGGTCGGCGACCGGGTCACCGGTCTCAGCTTCACCGGCTCCTACGCCGAACTCGCCACCGTCCCGGCCTTCCTGGCGGACCGGGTGCCGGCGGGCGTCGGCGCCGCGCAGGCCGTCGCGCTGGTGCGCGGCGGACAGGTCGCCCTGGCCGCGCTGGCCACGGCCCGGCCCGGGCCGGACGAGTCGGTCCTGATCACCGGGGCCGCCAGCGGCGTCGGGCACCTCGCGGTCCAGCTCGCCAAGCTCCAGGGGGTGGGCAGGGTCGTCGCGGCCGTGGGCTCGCCCGAGAAGGCGGACTTCCTCCGGGCCCTGGGCGCGGACGAGGTCGTGACCTACGACAGCGAGAGCTGGGGCGAACCCGTCGACGTGGTCCTGGAGGGTGTCGGCGGTGAGCTGCTGCCCCGAGCGGTGGCCGCCCTCGCACCCGGCGGACGCCTGGTGTTCTTCGGCTCGGGCGGCGGCACCGTCCCCGCCTTCGACCTCCTCGCCGGGGCGAAGACCATCACCGGTCTCACCATGGCGCGGTACTCGACCACCCAGCGCGAGCTCTACGACCGGCACGGCGAGCAGTTGTGGGAGCTCGCCGCGTCCGGCAGGCTGCGGCCCGCCGTCCACGCCGAGATCCCGCTGGCCGAGGCAGCGCGGGCACACGCGATCATCGAGGCCCGCACCAACCTCGGCAAGGTCGTCCTGCGGCCCTGA
- a CDS encoding MarR family winged helix-turn-helix transcriptional regulator, with protein MDEAPYAPARIRTLPSWLLGRAAARGHRLVAEALAREGLRMMHHAVLSAVAELGPVSQAQLGRSLHIDPKDMVAIVNDLQEAGLVTRTPDPADRRKNAITISASGRERLARTEQLSDEANEELTAALTPAERAQLIGLLARVVEPE; from the coding sequence ATGGACGAAGCCCCCTACGCCCCCGCCCGCATCAGGACGTTGCCGAGCTGGCTCCTGGGCCGCGCCGCCGCCCGTGGCCACCGGCTGGTCGCGGAGGCCCTGGCCCGCGAGGGCCTGCGGATGATGCACCACGCCGTCCTGTCGGCCGTCGCCGAGCTGGGGCCGGTCTCGCAGGCGCAGCTGGGCCGCAGCCTGCACATCGATCCCAAGGACATGGTCGCGATCGTCAACGACCTCCAGGAGGCGGGCCTGGTGACCCGCACGCCCGACCCGGCCGACCGCCGGAAGAACGCCATCACCATCTCGGCGAGCGGCCGTGAGCGGCTGGCGCGGACGGAGCAACTGAGCGACGAGGCGAACGAGGAACTGACCGCCGCGCTGACCCCCGCCGAACGCGCACAGCTCATCGGCCTCCTGGCGCGGGTCGTCGAGCCGGAGTAG
- a CDS encoding winged helix-turn-helix domain-containing protein: protein MTHPTNGLNDTVHQRARLGILAVLHETPTAEFSFLRDALDLTAGNLSRHLQVLEEAALVTIDKGYEGRRARTWVRITKSGRTAFEKEIRKLKELIRRVEQPVPPPEGTGDDTG from the coding sequence ATGACGCACCCCACCAACGGCCTGAACGACACCGTTCACCAACGGGCCCGGCTGGGGATCCTGGCCGTGCTGCACGAGACCCCCACGGCCGAGTTCTCCTTCCTGCGGGACGCCCTCGACCTCACCGCAGGCAACCTCTCCCGGCACCTGCAGGTGCTGGAGGAGGCGGCGCTGGTGACCATCGACAAGGGCTACGAGGGGCGCCGGGCCCGGACCTGGGTGCGGATCACCAAGTCCGGTCGGACGGCGTTCGAGAAGGAGATCCGGAAGCTCAAGGAGCTGATCCGACGGGTGGAGCAGCCGGTGCCGCCGCCGGAGGGGACCGGAGACGACACGGGGTGA
- a CDS encoding peptide-N4-asparagine amidase: MRRSRIPFGRARSVATAAVLALGIGLLAAPAASAAAPAAKAATRAAAEAAAKTAIEVNSQDPVTAEPPVSRPATRSCTQTLADDFPSNTATGAPQNFSGTLAPPAACPGPWAKVVLDWTTSVKGRQYDRSGSLDIGSTMVYFGTTYEPDPAGKTYHFAKDLTEYSSLLRSPQAFDGGIGNYTSSVDNGVYAQTVTVTYYQADRANPAPAEPDTVVGLGSQDASGTQPTVHLTASGLPRNITHAYLEVYIKGNGCDEQWFTDVPDDVAATYPAAEMCGNGPYREVDASIDGKAAGVTQYFPYIYTGGIVPQLWRPIPAVGTFDMSPELLDVTPFVGELVDGGSHDVALTVADAGDVWNLSANLLLYTDHHAATTSGALTEDTIAPTAAMSQHESTSANGSLTATVGADRSWRTSGYVVTSAGRETTTVSQQASFSNVDVVSKGGFAQDITERDQGRNVSVTTDSRGSTQVRTHQWSYPISVDLYDQGTTNTDFSLAATVDMTRQLRDAVSVRWAPHDPAARLGLLAPAAIPSAFVQSTDRVHSTGALTVANGVTTVANGQSWQLYSGTDDVPGQWYWHYLAAKNGWLTADELRVSGK; encoded by the coding sequence ATGCGTCGATCACGCATCCCCTTCGGTCGCGCGCGGAGTGTCGCCACGGCGGCCGTGCTCGCGCTCGGCATAGGACTGCTCGCCGCTCCAGCGGCGAGCGCCGCAGCTCCGGCGGCGAAGGCGGCCACCAGGGCGGCCGCCGAGGCGGCCGCGAAGACCGCCATCGAGGTGAACTCGCAGGACCCGGTCACCGCCGAGCCCCCGGTGTCCCGGCCCGCCACCCGGTCGTGCACGCAGACCCTGGCCGACGACTTCCCCTCGAACACCGCCACCGGCGCCCCGCAGAACTTCTCCGGGACGCTGGCCCCGCCCGCCGCCTGCCCCGGTCCCTGGGCCAAGGTGGTGCTCGACTGGACGACCAGCGTCAAGGGCCGGCAGTACGACCGGTCCGGCTCCCTGGACATCGGCTCCACCATGGTCTACTTCGGCACCACCTACGAGCCCGACCCGGCCGGGAAGACCTACCACTTCGCCAAGGACCTGACCGAGTACAGCTCGCTGCTCCGGTCGCCGCAGGCCTTCGACGGCGGGATCGGCAACTACACCAGCAGCGTCGACAACGGGGTCTACGCCCAGACCGTGACCGTGACCTACTACCAGGCCGACCGGGCGAACCCCGCCCCGGCCGAGCCGGACACCGTGGTCGGCCTCGGCTCCCAGGACGCCTCCGGGACGCAGCCGACGGTGCACCTGACCGCCTCGGGCCTGCCGCGCAACATCACCCACGCCTACCTTGAGGTCTACATCAAGGGCAACGGCTGCGACGAGCAGTGGTTCACCGACGTGCCCGACGACGTGGCCGCCACGTACCCGGCGGCGGAGATGTGCGGCAACGGTCCCTACCGCGAGGTGGACGCCTCGATCGACGGCAAGGCCGCCGGCGTCACCCAGTACTTCCCCTACATCTACACCGGCGGCATCGTCCCCCAGCTGTGGCGGCCGATCCCGGCGGTCGGGACCTTCGACATGTCCCCCGAACTGCTCGACGTCACCCCCTTCGTGGGCGAGCTGGTCGACGGCGGCAGCCATGACGTCGCGCTGACCGTCGCCGACGCCGGCGACGTCTGGAACCTGAGCGCGAACCTGCTGCTCTACACGGACCACCACGCGGCCACCACCAGCGGCGCGCTGACCGAGGACACCATCGCCCCCACCGCTGCCATGTCGCAGCACGAGTCGACCTCGGCCAACGGCTCGCTCACCGCCACCGTCGGCGCCGACCGCTCCTGGCGGACCAGCGGTTACGTCGTCACCTCCGCCGGGCGGGAGACCACGACCGTCTCCCAGCAGGCCTCGTTCAGCAATGTGGACGTGGTCAGCAAGGGCGGCTTCGCCCAGGACATCACCGAGCGCGACCAGGGCCGGAACGTGTCGGTGACCACCGACAGTCGGGGCAGCACCCAGGTCAGGACCCACCAGTGGTCGTACCCGATCTCCGTGGACCTCTACGACCAGGGGACGACCAACACCGACTTCTCGCTGGCCGCCACCGTGGACATGACCCGGCAGCTGCGGGACGCGGTCAGCGTCCGCTGGGCCCCGCACGACCCGGCCGCCCGGCTCGGCCTGCTGGCGCCGGCGGCGATCCCGTCCGCCTTCGTCCAGTCCACCGACCGGGTGCACTCCACCGGCGCGCTCACCGTCGCCAACGGGGTCACCACCGTGGCCAACGGGCAGTCGTGGCAGCTCTACTCGGGCACCGACGACGTGCCCGGCCAGTGGTACTGGCACTACCTGGCCGCCAAGAACGGCTGGCTGACCGCCGACGAGCTGCGGGTCAGCGGCAAGTAG
- a CDS encoding globin domain-containing protein → MVEPLAADLAVYFYSILFTRYPLLRDMFPPGMDVQRGRLLRALLHIVDLVDDPEGLQRFCSHLGRDHRKFGTESAHYDAVGECLLAALARFAGPAWSPEAARAWTLAYTAVAQVMTQAAEQDARVRPAVWGARIVHRQDFSHGIAAITVQPDQPYHYAAGQYVSMETPWWPREWRYFSPANAPRPDGTLTFHIRALPTGWVSNALVRRAVLGDVVRLGPPMGDMVLDPGSSRDILCVAGGTGLAPIRALVEESARSGNRRKMDVFVGARTSDELYGLDDMLRFAQRNHWLNVRAAVSDEDILGLNGSLPEVLAEFGPWHRYDAYLSGPAPMVTAAADLLTRTGVPRSRIRHDPLDVPVLSVS, encoded by the coding sequence GTGGTCGAGCCGTTGGCAGCCGATCTGGCGGTCTATTTCTATTCGATCCTGTTCACTCGATATCCGCTGCTCAGAGACATGTTCCCGCCGGGAATGGACGTCCAGCGCGGCCGCCTGCTGCGAGCGCTGCTGCACATCGTGGACCTGGTGGACGACCCGGAGGGCCTGCAGCGCTTCTGCTCGCACCTGGGGCGGGACCACCGCAAGTTCGGCACCGAGAGCGCGCACTACGATGCCGTCGGCGAGTGCCTGCTGGCCGCTCTCGCCCGCTTCGCCGGCCCCGCGTGGAGCCCCGAGGCGGCTCGCGCCTGGACCCTCGCCTACACCGCCGTCGCCCAGGTCATGACGCAGGCCGCGGAGCAGGACGCCCGGGTGCGGCCCGCGGTGTGGGGCGCCCGGATCGTGCACCGCCAGGACTTCTCGCACGGCATCGCGGCGATCACCGTCCAGCCCGACCAGCCCTACCACTACGCCGCCGGACAGTACGTCAGCATGGAGACTCCGTGGTGGCCCCGGGAGTGGCGCTACTTCTCCCCGGCCAACGCCCCGCGCCCCGACGGCACGCTCACCTTCCACATCCGCGCCCTGCCGACCGGCTGGGTGAGCAACGCCCTGGTCCGGCGCGCGGTACTGGGCGATGTCGTCCGACTCGGGCCGCCCATGGGCGACATGGTGCTCGATCCCGGCTCCAGCCGCGACATCCTGTGCGTGGCCGGGGGCACCGGGCTGGCACCGATCCGCGCCCTCGTCGAGGAGAGCGCCCGCAGCGGGAACCGACGCAAGATGGACGTCTTCGTCGGGGCGCGGACGTCCGACGAGCTCTACGGGCTGGACGACATGCTCCGCTTCGCGCAGCGCAACCACTGGCTCAACGTCCGGGCCGCCGTCTCCGACGAGGACATCCTCGGACTCAACGGGTCGCTGCCGGAGGTGCTGGCGGAGTTCGGCCCCTGGCACCGGTACGACGCCTACCTCAGCGGCCCCGCCCCCATGGTGACCGCCGCCGCGGACCTGCTGACCCGGACCGGGGTCCCGCGCTCGCGGATCCGCCATGACCCGCTCGACGTCCCGGTCCTGTCCGTCAGCTGA
- a CDS encoding globin domain-containing protein, whose translation MRISARLFRPASKGAKEAGAELPPGPPVRSRPADTAPAPAPLTAQEISLLRASIEVVSPLAGEVTVYFYAILFTRYPEVRDLFPADLDVQRDRLLRGLLRIVDLVDDPDNLVRFCARLGRDHRKFGALNGHYPAVGACLLDSLARFAGPVWSEELAAAWTRAYGLVAQVMSQAADEDARSSPAVWPAEIIHHVQRGHGIAEITVRPQSPYPYTAGQYASVETPWQPRAWRYYSPSHAPRADTTLTFHVRAVRGGQVSNPLVHQAKVGDVIRLGPAQGEMTLEPGTNRDLVCVAGGTGLAPIRALVDQAAQSGLQRFVDVFIGARTSDELYGLDDMLRMSQRHHWLSVRAAVSHERIPGLEGTLPEVLRDFGPWYRHEAFLSGPVEMVTEAARILLRQGASPARIHYDPFDVPVLEAALLPRRVEAEARPS comes from the coding sequence GTGAGGATCTCTGCGCGCCTGTTCCGTCCGGCGAGCAAGGGCGCCAAGGAGGCCGGGGCGGAGCTTCCCCCGGGCCCACCCGTCCGGTCGCGTCCAGCCGACACCGCCCCCGCGCCCGCCCCGCTGACAGCGCAGGAGATCTCCCTGCTGCGCGCCAGCATCGAGGTGGTCAGCCCCCTGGCCGGCGAGGTCACGGTCTACTTCTACGCCATCCTGTTCACGCGGTACCCGGAGGTCCGCGACCTGTTCCCGGCCGACCTGGACGTGCAGCGCGACCGGCTGCTCCGGGGCCTGCTGCGGATCGTCGACCTGGTCGACGATCCGGACAACCTGGTGCGGTTCTGCGCGCGGCTGGGTCGTGACCATCGCAAGTTCGGGGCCCTGAACGGTCACTACCCGGCCGTCGGCGCCTGCCTGCTGGACTCGCTGGCGCGTTTCGCGGGCCCCGTCTGGAGCGAGGAACTGGCAGCAGCCTGGACCCGCGCCTACGGCCTGGTCGCCCAGGTGATGTCGCAGGCTGCGGACGAGGACGCCCGGTCGAGCCCCGCCGTCTGGCCGGCGGAGATCATCCACCATGTGCAGCGGGGGCACGGCATCGCCGAGATCACCGTGCGCCCGCAGAGCCCCTACCCGTACACGGCAGGCCAGTACGCCAGCGTGGAGACGCCGTGGCAACCCCGGGCCTGGCGCTACTACTCGCCCTCGCACGCGCCTCGCGCCGACACCACCCTCACCTTCCACGTGCGCGCGGTGCGCGGGGGCCAGGTCAGCAATCCCCTGGTCCACCAGGCGAAGGTGGGCGACGTGATCAGGCTCGGGCCGGCGCAGGGCGAGATGACCCTGGAGCCCGGCACCAACCGCGACCTGGTGTGCGTGGCCGGGGGAACCGGCCTGGCACCGATCCGGGCCCTGGTCGATCAGGCGGCACAGAGCGGCTTGCAGCGCTTTGTGGACGTGTTCATCGGTGCCCGCACCTCGGACGAACTCTACGGACTGGACGACATGCTCAGAATGTCCCAACGCCACCACTGGCTGTCGGTGCGCGCGGCTGTGTCGCACGAGCGGATACCCGGGCTGGAGGGCACCCTTCCGGAGGTCCTGCGCGACTTCGGACCCTGGTACCGACACGAGGCGTTCCTGTCCGGACCGGTCGAGATGGTCACCGAGGCCGCACGGATCCTGCTGCGCCAGGGCGCGTCCCCGGCGCGCATCCACTACGACCCCTTCGACGTCCCCGTCCTGGAGGCAGCGCTGCTGCCCCGCCGAGTCGAGGCGGAGGCCCGGCCGTCATGA